The following are from one region of the Hydrogenophaga sp. BPS33 genome:
- a CDS encoding long-chain-fatty-acid--CoA ligase, with protein sequence MTESTADRPWLSAYPAGVPADIDVAQYPSLVHLMEESFQKHAGRTAYSFMGKDVTFEQTDTRSQALAAYLQGLGLVKGDRVAIMMPNVPQYPVAVAGILRAGFVVVNVNPLYTARELEHQLKDSGAKAIVIIENFAHTLEQCMAHTPVKHVVLAAMGDQLGLLKGALVNYVVRNVKKMVPAFNLPQAVRFNDALAKGARGNFKRPEIKPDDMALLQYTGGTTGVSKGAVLQHRNVIANVLQSEAWNDPVMKTVPTGEQPTSVCALPLYHIFAFTVNMMLSMRTGGKTILIPNPRDLPAVLKELSKQTFHSFPAVNTLFNGLANHPDFNTVDWSHLKVSVGGGMAVQGAVAKLWLEKTGCPICEGYGLSETSPSASCNPTTNKEYTGTIGVPLPNTFMKCLDDDGNEVPLGQPGEIAIKGPQVMAGYWQRPDETAKVMTADGYFKSGDIGVMDARGYFKIVDRKKDMVLVSGFNVYPNEVEDVVAQLPGVLECAVVGVPDDKSGEAVKLVIVKKDPSLTEAQVREFCKANLTGYKQPKVVEFRTELPKTPVGKILRRELR encoded by the coding sequence ATGACCGAATCAACGGCCGATCGTCCCTGGTTGAGCGCCTATCCTGCTGGCGTGCCCGCCGACATCGATGTGGCGCAATACCCCTCGCTGGTGCATCTGATGGAAGAAAGCTTCCAGAAGCATGCCGGCCGCACCGCCTACAGCTTCATGGGCAAGGACGTCACCTTCGAGCAGACCGATACGCGTTCACAAGCCCTGGCGGCCTACCTGCAGGGACTGGGTCTGGTCAAAGGCGACCGCGTGGCCATCATGATGCCCAACGTGCCCCAGTACCCGGTCGCGGTGGCGGGCATCCTGCGCGCAGGCTTCGTGGTGGTCAACGTCAATCCGCTCTACACGGCGCGCGAACTCGAGCACCAGCTCAAGGACTCGGGCGCCAAGGCGATCGTCATCATCGAGAACTTTGCACACACGCTGGAGCAGTGCATGGCCCATACGCCGGTCAAGCATGTGGTGCTCGCCGCCATGGGGGATCAACTGGGGCTGCTCAAAGGCGCGCTGGTGAACTACGTGGTGCGCAATGTCAAGAAGATGGTGCCGGCCTTCAACCTGCCGCAGGCGGTGCGTTTCAACGATGCGCTTGCCAAGGGTGCGCGCGGCAACTTCAAGCGGCCCGAGATCAAGCCCGACGACATGGCATTGCTGCAGTACACCGGCGGCACCACGGGCGTGAGCAAGGGCGCAGTGCTGCAACACCGCAACGTGATCGCCAACGTGCTGCAGTCCGAGGCCTGGAACGACCCGGTGATGAAGACCGTGCCCACCGGTGAGCAACCCACCAGCGTGTGTGCCCTGCCGCTGTACCACATCTTCGCTTTCACGGTGAACATGATGCTGTCCATGCGCACTGGCGGAAAGACGATTCTGATCCCCAACCCGCGCGACCTGCCGGCGGTGCTCAAGGAACTCTCCAAGCAAACCTTTCACAGCTTTCCCGCCGTCAATACCTTGTTCAACGGCCTGGCCAACCACCCCGACTTCAACACCGTGGACTGGAGCCACCTCAAGGTGTCGGTGGGCGGCGGCATGGCGGTGCAGGGCGCGGTCGCCAAGCTGTGGCTGGAGAAGACCGGTTGTCCGATCTGCGAAGGCTACGGGCTGAGTGAAACCAGTCCGTCGGCCAGTTGCAATCCGACCACCAACAAGGAATACACCGGCACCATCGGCGTTCCCCTGCCCAATACCTTCATGAAATGCCTGGACGATGACGGCAACGAGGTGCCGCTGGGGCAACCGGGCGAGATCGCCATCAAGGGTCCGCAGGTCATGGCGGGCTACTGGCAGCGCCCCGACGAAACGGCCAAGGTCATGACCGCCGATGGCTATTTCAAGTCCGGCGACATCGGCGTCATGGACGCGCGCGGGTACTTCAAGATCGTGGACCGCAAGAAGGACATGGTGCTGGTCAGCGGTTTCAACGTGTATCCCAACGAGGTGGAAGACGTGGTGGCCCAACTGCCCGGCGTGCTGGAGTGCGCGGTCGTGGGCGTGCCGGACGACAAGTCGGGCGAGGCGGTCAAGCTGGTGATCGTGAAGAAGGACCCGAGCTTGACCGAGGCCCAGGTGCGTGAGTTCTGCAAAGCCAATCTCACCGGCTACAAGCAACCCAAGGTGGTGGAGTTTCGCACCGAGCTGCCCAAGACGCCGGTGGGCAAGATCTTGCGGCGAGAATTACGGTGA